A segment of the Halococcus agarilyticus genome:
GCGTCGATCATGCCCCGGTGATCCTTGTCGGCGAGCGCGCCGAAGACGAGGTGGAGGTCGTCGTACTCGAACTCGTCGAGGACGCGCGCGAGGCGCTCGCACGCGCCGGGGTTGTGCGCGCCGTCGAGCGCGACCAGTGGCTCCCGACCCATGACCTCGAACCGACCGGGCCAGTAGGCCGTCCGCAGCCCCTGCGCGAGGTCGTCGCCGTCGATCTCGACGCCGAGTGCGCTTCCGACGTGGCGGGCGAGCGGGATCGCGACGCCGGCGTTGTCGGCCTGGTGTGCGCCCACGAGCGGGAGTCTGGTCTCGACGTCCAAGTCCGCTCCCGAGAGTGCGACCCGGCCCTCGATGCCTGCCCGGCCGCCGTAGGTCACCGCCACGTCGGCGTCGGCCCCGGACCCGACGGTCACGACCTCGTCGGCCACCGCGTCGATCCCGGTTCGTGCCTCGCCGGTGGCGGCGGTCACGAGCGGCCCGTCGCTGGGGGCGACGTGAGCGAGGTCGCGCCCGATCTCCTCCACTGTGTCGCCGAGCACGTCGGTGTGTTCGAGCGTGACGCTCGTGACCGCGCTCGCTACCGGATCGACGACGCTGGTCGCGTCGTACTGTCCCCCGATGCCGACTTCGAGCACCGCACAGTCGACGTCCCGGCGTGCGAACTCCCAGAACGCGAGCCCCGTGATCGTCTCGAAGAAGGTCGGTGAGTCGCCGTCGGTCGCGCGGTCGACGATGTATGGTCGCACCGTCTCGACGTACTCCGTGAGGGCGGCCTTCGATATAGTGCGGCCGTTCACCGTGACGCGCTCGCGGATCGAATCGAGGTGTGGCGAGGTGTAGAGTCCGACGTCGAGACCGGCCTCGTGGAGTATCGACTCGGCCATCCGCGCGGTCGAGCCCTTCCCGTTCGAGCCCGCAACCTGGGCGAACGCGCACTCCTCGTGGGGGTCGTCGAGCGCGGCCAGGAGGTCGCGCGTCGCGGAGAGCCGCGGCTTTGGGGGGTAGCGCCGCAGCCCGAAGAGGAAGTTCGCGGCGTCGTGGAACTCCATATCGGATTCCCGTGGGGACGTGGTTTGAGCGTGTCGGACGGGCTCGTTCACCCACCTGTCGACGGTTCCCACAGTCATAGGCGACCGTGTTGAAAACCTCTGGTCGTTTTCCGCGGTCGGCGGCGTTCGCCGGAACGATCGCGGTTCAGCAGTACGTCGAGAGCGCCTCGTAGGCCTCCTGTGCAGCTTCGTCGGGCCGGTCGGGGTAGGTGTAGAGTTCGAGCGTGGCGAACCCATCGTACCCGATGTCGTCGAGCGCGTCGAAGATCGCCCGAAAGTCGAGATCGCCCTCGCCGGGGATCCGATGGTAGTGTTTTCCTCGAACGCCGCCGACGATGTCCTCCAGATGAACGCCCGTAACGTGCCCCGCACTTCGTCGGATCGCCTCGACGGGCTCCTCGCCGTAGACCGCGGCGTGACCGACGTCGAGGTTGATTCCGAGCGAGTCGCGACCGACGTCGTCGATGAGCGCGAGCACTTCCTCGGTGCACTCCACGAGGAGTTCGGGTTCGTACTCGATCCCGACGTCGACGCCGTGTTCTTCGGCGTAATCGAGGATCGCACCGATCGAGTCGCGGAGATACTCGTGAGCGCGCTCGGGCGGCGTGCCGGGGAGCGGTCGGCCGGTGGCGAGACAGACCGCGGGCGCACCGGTCAGGGCGGCGAGGTCGATCGCGCGCTTCGTGTACTCGATCCGCCACTCCCGGTCGTCGTCGTCCGCAGTGATCACGCTCGGATCGAAAAACGACGAGGGCGGTGCGTCGTCGTAGTAGCCCGTCGCGGTGTTGGCGTTGATGTTCGAGACCCGTAGTTCAGAGTCGTCGAGCGCCGCGACCAGGCGCTCCTCGTCGGCGTCGTCGAACGTCGGGAAGTACGCGTGGGGCTCGTCGCCCAAAATTTCGACGCCAGCGTAGCCGTGATCGGCGATCGATTCGATCGCCTCGGGGAGCGCGTGGCGGGTGTAGGCGTTCGTCGAGAACGCGAGATCGACCATACCCCTCCAGATGGCCGCCCACGACAAACACCTTACGAGCCACCGGGCCAATCACGAGACGTCGAACGTTCGGGCGAGCGCGAGCGCGGGCACCAGAAAGGCGAGCACGGCGAGCGACCACGTGATCCCGACGACCGCCGCGAACGCCGCGTCGAGCAGCGCGAGTCCGAGCACGCAGGCACCGACAGCGGGGCCCACAGTTCCCGGACGAGGATCGGCGTACGCCGGTGCGAGCGCGCGCCCGGTCCACGCGAGGAACGCGGCGACGAGCACGACCGCGAGCCCACCCCAAGCGATCGGCGGACCGACGGTTGCGACGACCCCGAGCACCGCCGCGGTGGCCACGACCACCCCGGCGGCCGCGGCCGCGACCGCTCCTCGCGGGGTGTCGGTCGCCTCGTTCGCGGCCATGTACGTCACCAGGGCGATGTAGAGCGCGACGATCACCGGAACTGCGAGCGCCCACGCCGGGAGGGCGATCGTGCCCGCGGCGACCGTCCCGAGAAGGACGTTCAGCCCGCGCGCAGCCCCCATCGCGAGGAATCCGACGGGACCGCCCTTCAGCGCGCCGTCGTAGAGCGCGATCGTGGCCGCGAGCGCCGCCGCGAGAACACCAGCACGCAGGCCGGCAGCGACGAACGCGAGGACGACGCCGGCCACGAGCAGCGATCCGCCGAGCACGCCCGCCGCTCGCCGTGACACTCGTCCGGAAGGGATCGGTCGTTCGGGTCGCTCGGTCGCGTCGATCGGCGCGTCGAAGTAGTCGTTCAGCGTGGTGCCACCGGCGTACAGCAGAACGGCGGCGAGACAGAGGCCGGCGAGCGCGGGAATCGGGACCGCCGTACCGGCCGCAGTCGCAAGCGCCGCGCCGAGCAGCACGTCCGGCGGCGCGCTGAAGAGGTTCGGGACGCGCACCAGCGTGGCGTAGGCTTCGAGTCGCTCCCGCAAGCCGGACTCGTCGGGTCGATCGACCGCCACCCGCCGTCAGACCCACCCACCGTCTTCGAGGGAGGCCATCGCGTCGCGGGCGGTCTCGGCCGCGGTTGCCTCGTAGGGGTAAAGCTCGACCGTGACGAACCCCTCGTAGTTCCGGTCGTCGAGCGCCGCGAGAAAGGCGTCGATGTCCATCGCGCCGTCGCCGAGCTGGGTGTGCTCGTGGCTCCGGTCTTCGGGGATGTCCTCCAGATGGACGTGATCCACGAACGGTTCGAGCGTGTCGAAGGCCTCGACGGGATCCTCGTCCACACAGAAGAGGTGGCCGGCGTCGAAGTTACACCGGATTCGAGGGTGGTCGATCCGGTCGGCGAACTCGCGGAACTGGTCGGAGGTCTCGATCAGGAGGTCGGGTTCGGGTTCGACGTGGAGATCGACCCCCACGTCCTCGGCGACCGGGAGCACCTCGCGGAGGCTCTCGACGAACGTGTCGAGCGCCCACTCGCGGGACTCGTCGTCGGGAATCGGCCCGCCAGGCTCGATCGAGATGTAGTCGTGATCGAGCGCGGCCGCCGTCCGTAGCGCGGCCGTCGTGTAGTCGATGCGCTTCTGGCGGTAGTCGGGGTCGGGCTCGATGTAGGACGGGTGATGGAACCCCTCGATCGCCGTGAGCATGAACGCGTTGCAGTTGCTGATCGCGATCGCGTGCTCGTCGAGTGCGTCGCGCACGTCGGCGACCGTCTCGTCGTCGACGTCGTGGGGGTAGAGATGCGGCCGGTCGAACAGGAGTTCGATCCCGTCGTATCCCGCGTCGGCGACGATTTCGATGGCTTCCTCCCAGTCGTACTCGCGGAACGCGTTGGCCGAGAATCCGAACTTCATCGCGGATCGTACTCGAAGTTCGGCGATTGATCGAAGAACTCGTAGGGGTTGTCGAAGACGACCTTCTTGACGTCCTCGCGCGGCCAGCCCCGATCGAGCATCTTGTCCCTCGCTTTCGGCACCGCGAGCGGATCGGAGGGGTCCCAGTCGGCGGCGCTGTTGAACAGCATTTTGTCGGTGCCGTGCTCTTCGAGGAGGTCGATCGCCTTCTCGTCGGCGATCTTGCCGGGGTACAGCGTGAATCCGACCCAGCAGTCCGTCGTCAGCGAGGTCTCGATCGTCTCGGGGGTGTTGTGATCGATGACGATGCGTTCCTGCGTCACGCCCTCGTCTTCGATGATCTCGACGATCCGCTCGGTTCCTTCTGGTTTGTTCGTGTGTGGCGTGTGGATGATGACCGGGAGTTCGCGCTCTTCCGCCATTCGGAGCTGCTCACGAAGAGCCCACTCCTCGTCGTCGGTTCCTTGATCGAACCCGATCTCGCCGACGCCGACGACGTTCTCGCGGTCGAGGTACTCGGGGACGCGATCGAGGACGTCTTCGGCCATCTCGCGGTAGTTCGCCTCCTTGGGTTCGAGGCCGATCGTGACGTAGTGATCCATCCCCGCCGCGCGCTCGGCGCGATCGGTCTCGAAGTCGATGATCTGTTCGAAGTAATCGAAGAAGGAACCGGCGTGCTGTTTGTCGGTGCCGCTCCAGAACGCGGGCTCGATGCAGCACTCGACGCCGGCGCGGCGCGCGCGTCGGTAGTCGTCGGCCGAGCGCGACACCATGTGCATGTGCGGGTCGATGATCTCCATGCCCTCCGTTCAGTTCCCGGCGTAATATATGTGCGGCCAACCCTTCTAGAGAGCGGACTGCGTGGCGAGATATCGGGGTAGCCACGATCCAAACGCTGAACCTTCTGTGCCCGATACGGTGATGCAGAACAATGATGGACGAGGCAGTTGCCCCCGGCAGGAGGGCAGGCGTGGACGGAGCCGGCCAACCACGGGTGAGCGAGGAAAACGCCCGCAGATGGTGACGAAAACAGGCGTCTGGCTCGTCGGCGCGCGCGGGAACGTCGCCACGACCGCGATGATCGGGGCGCACGCGATCGCCAACGGCGCGACCAGTACGGACGGAATGGTCACCGAGCGCACCCCCCTGACCACCCTCGATCTCCCGGCGGTCGAATCGCTGGTTTTCGGTGGTCACGACATTCAGGCGGGCAGCGTCGTCGACACCGCCGAGCGCCTCCACGAGCGCAACGGGGTTCCCGACCGCGACACGCTCGACGCGGTCCACGAGGACCTCGCCGCGATCGACGACCGGATCGTGACCGGCACCGCGCGCAACTGCGGACGCACCGTCGCGGAACTTGCCGACGACGCGGCGTTCGACGACGATACCCTCTCGCTTCGGGAGCTCGTAGAGCGCATCCGGGCCGACTACGATGCATTCCGCAAGGACGAGGATCTCGATCGGATCGTGGTGGTGAACGTCGCCTCCTCGGAGCCGCTGCCCGCCGATCCCGACCAGTACGACTCGATCGAAGCGATCGAGGCCGCGCTCGACGCCGACGACCCGCTCCCGGCGAGCGCGCTCTACGCCTACGCCGCCATCGATGCAGGCCACCCGTTCGTGAACTTCACGCCGAACGCCGCGAACGCGCTCGGTGGAATTCAGGAACTCGCCGAACGCGAGAACGTCCCCCACATGGGTCGTGACGGCAAAACCGGCGAAACCCTCCTGAAGACCGCGCTCGCGCCGATGTTCGCTGGCCGCAATCTCCGAGTGCTGTCGTGGGAGGGCCACAACATCCTCGGGAACAAGGACGGCGCAGTGCTCGAAGACGACGCGAACAAAGCGGGCAAGCTCCAGAGCAAAGGCGGCGTGCTCGACGGCATCCTCGATTACGACACCCACAATCGAGTGCGGATCGACTACACGCCCGCACTCGGCGACTGGAAGACCGCCTGGGACGATATCCGGTTTCGGGGCTTTCTCGACACGCAGATGAAACTCCAGTTCACGTGGGAGGGCTCCGACTCGGCGCTCGCCGCGCCGCTCGTGCTCGATCTCGTGCGGCTGCTCGCGCACGCCGACGAACAGGGCGAAGGGGGGCTCCAGCCCCACCTCGCCTCCTTCTTCAAGGACCCGCTCGGCGTCGACGAACACGACCTCTCGCGGCAGTTCGATCGGCTCTACGAGTACGCCGACCGGCACGCTGCCGGAGAGAACGAAGCGGGGGATGGATCGTGAGCGACGCCGCGAGCGTCGGCACTGCGGGCCGGGCGATCGTGCTCGACGTCATCGGGCTCGAACCAGGCCACCTCGATCGGGGGCTCGCGCCGAACATCGCCGACCTCGTCGGCGAATCCACACGGGCGACGCTCGAACCACCGTTCCCGTCGGTCACCCTCCCGGTGCAGACCACGCTCGCGACCGGTCGCTCGCCCGAATCCCACGGCGACGTCTCCAGCGGCGAGTACGACCGCGCGAACGACGAGGTCGCGTTCTGGGAGCGCGATCGAGCCGACCGCGACCGGCTCTGGGAGACCGCGAGCGACGCCGGCCTCACCACCGGTGTGTTCTGTTTCCAGCATCTCATCGACACGACCGCCGACGTCGCGCTCACGCCCTCGCCGATCGAGGACGAGGACAACAACATCCTCGAGATGAACTGCTGGACCAATCCCGACGACTTTTACGACGATCTCCAGGAAGAATACGGCCACTTCCCGCTGCACACCTACTGGGGACCGGGCGCGAACGAGGAGTCCTCCACCTGGATCCTCGACGCCGCCACGACGGCGATCGAGCGCTACGACCCTGACCTCCTGTGGATCTACGTTCCCCACCTCGATTACGACGGCCTCCGCCACGGTGCCGGCGACGAACTCGACGACGCGATCGGGGTGGTCGACGATCTCGTCGGCGACTTCCTCGACGGGCTCCGGGGCGACGACCGCTGGGACGAGACCGTCGTGAACGTCGTCAGCGAGTACGGCTTTCACGACGTCGACACCCCAGTCTTCCCGAACCGCGCGCTCCGGGAGGCCGGGCTGCTCTCGGTGATGGACGACGGTGAGGGTGGCGAGGAGGTCGATCTCGACTCGTCGAGGGTGTTCGCGATGGTTGATCACCAGGTGACCCACGTTTACGCCGACGAGAGCGCGGTCGACGACGCCCGCGAGGCGCTCGCCAGTCTAGAGGGCGTCGAGCGCGTGCTCGGCGACGAGGGGAAGGCCGAGTACGGTGTCGATCACCCGAATGCGGGCGACCTGGTGCTCGTGGCGGAGCCATCGGCGTGGTTCCAGTACTACTGGTGGCGCGACGACGCCGATGCACCGTACTACGCGACCGACATGGATATCCACGCCAAACCCGGCTTCGACCCCTGTGAGCTGTTCTTCGGTGACAGCGGTCTCGCATCGCTCGATCCAACGCTCGTCGGCGGCTCGCACGGCCGGGCGGACTGCGGGGGGTTCTACGGGCTTGGCGGCCCGGCCGCACCCGAATCGGTCCCCGAGACGGTCGATGCGCGGACGGTCGCGCCGACGCTCGTGGATCTCCTCGATGTCGACGTGGAGATGGCGTTCGAAACCGACCCGCTCTGATCGAGCGTCTGGCGAGCGCTATCGTCCCCACTCCCACCACGGCGGCAGCGCCGCGACCCGCTCGGCGATCCGGGGGAA
Coding sequences within it:
- a CDS encoding sugar phosphate isomerase/epimerase family protein — encoded protein: MVDLAFSTNAYTRHALPEAIESIADHGYAGVEILGDEPHAYFPTFDDADEERLVAALDDSELRVSNINANTATGYYDDAPPSSFFDPSVITADDDDREWRIEYTKRAIDLAALTGAPAVCLATGRPLPGTPPERAHEYLRDSIGAILDYAEEHGVDVGIEYEPELLVECTEEVLALIDDVGRDSLGINLDVGHAAVYGEEPVEAIRRSAGHVTGVHLEDIVGGVRGKHYHRIPGEGDLDFRAIFDALDDIGYDGFATLELYTYPDRPDEAAQEAYEALSTYC
- a CDS encoding UbiA family prenyltransferase: MAVDRPDESGLRERLEAYATLVRVPNLFSAPPDVLLGAALATAAGTAVPIPALAGLCLAAVLLYAGGTTLNDYFDAPIDATERPERPIPSGRVSRRAAGVLGGSLLVAGVVLAFVAAGLRAGVLAAALAATIALYDGALKGGPVGFLAMGAARGLNVLLGTVAAGTIALPAWALAVPVIVALYIALVTYMAANEATDTPRGAVAAAAAGVVVATAAVLGVVATVGPPIAWGGLAVVLVAAFLAWTGRALAPAYADPRPGTVGPAVGACVLGLALLDAAFAAVVGITWSLAVLAFLVPALALARTFDVS
- a CDS encoding sugar phosphate isomerase/epimerase family protein, with translation MKFGFSANAFREYDWEEAIEIVADAGYDGIELLFDRPHLYPHDVDDETVADVRDALDEHAIAISNCNAFMLTAIEGFHHPSYIEPDPDYRQKRIDYTTAALRTAAALDHDYISIEPGGPIPDDESREWALDTFVESLREVLPVAEDVGVDLHVEPEPDLLIETSDQFREFADRIDHPRIRCNFDAGHLFCVDEDPVEAFDTLEPFVDHVHLEDIPEDRSHEHTQLGDGAMDIDAFLAALDDRNYEGFVTVELYPYEATAAETARDAMASLEDGGWV
- a CDS encoding TatD family hydrolase, which encodes MEIIDPHMHMVSRSADDYRRARRAGVECCIEPAFWSGTDKQHAGSFFDYFEQIIDFETDRAERAAGMDHYVTIGLEPKEANYREMAEDVLDRVPEYLDRENVVGVGEIGFDQGTDDEEWALREQLRMAEERELPVIIHTPHTNKPEGTERIVEIIEDEGVTQERIVIDHNTPETIETSLTTDCWVGFTLYPGKIADEKAIDLLEEHGTDKMLFNSAADWDPSDPLAVPKARDKMLDRGWPREDVKKVVFDNPYEFFDQSPNFEYDPR
- a CDS encoding inositol-3-phosphate synthase codes for the protein MVTKTGVWLVGARGNVATTAMIGAHAIANGATSTDGMVTERTPLTTLDLPAVESLVFGGHDIQAGSVVDTAERLHERNGVPDRDTLDAVHEDLAAIDDRIVTGTARNCGRTVAELADDAAFDDDTLSLRELVERIRADYDAFRKDEDLDRIVVVNVASSEPLPADPDQYDSIEAIEAALDADDPLPASALYAYAAIDAGHPFVNFTPNAANALGGIQELAERENVPHMGRDGKTGETLLKTALAPMFAGRNLRVLSWEGHNILGNKDGAVLEDDANKAGKLQSKGGVLDGILDYDTHNRVRIDYTPALGDWKTAWDDIRFRGFLDTQMKLQFTWEGSDSALAAPLVLDLVRLLAHADEQGEGGLQPHLASFFKDPLGVDEHDLSRQFDRLYEYADRHAAGENEAGDGS
- a CDS encoding alkaline phosphatase family protein, whose protein sequence is MSDAASVGTAGRAIVLDVIGLEPGHLDRGLAPNIADLVGESTRATLEPPFPSVTLPVQTTLATGRSPESHGDVSSGEYDRANDEVAFWERDRADRDRLWETASDAGLTTGVFCFQHLIDTTADVALTPSPIEDEDNNILEMNCWTNPDDFYDDLQEEYGHFPLHTYWGPGANEESSTWILDAATTAIERYDPDLLWIYVPHLDYDGLRHGAGDELDDAIGVVDDLVGDFLDGLRGDDRWDETVVNVVSEYGFHDVDTPVFPNRALREAGLLSVMDDGEGGEEVDLDSSRVFAMVDHQVTHVYADESAVDDAREALASLEGVERVLGDEGKAEYGVDHPNAGDLVLVAEPSAWFQYYWWRDDADAPYYATDMDIHAKPGFDPCELFFGDSGLASLDPTLVGGSHGRADCGGFYGLGGPAAPESVPETVDARTVAPTLVDLLDVDVEMAFETDPL